The following are from one region of the Canis lupus familiaris isolate Mischka breed German Shepherd chromosome 30, alternate assembly UU_Cfam_GSD_1.0, whole genome shotgun sequence genome:
- the OR4K5B gene encoding olfactory receptor family 4 subfamily K member 5B (The RefSeq protein has 1 substitution compared to this genomic sequence), which yields MDKVNSLVVSEFVLLGLSSSQELQLFFFVFFSVLYVIIVLGNLLIIITVTSDNSLHSPMYFLLGNLSFVDICQASFATPKMIVDFLSEHKTISFNGCIAQIFFIHLFTGGEMVLLVSMAYDRYVAICKPLHYVVIMSQRTCTVLVIVSWAVGLVHTLSQLSFTVTLPFCGPNVVDSFFCDLPRVTKLACLDSYIIEILIVVNSGILSVSTFSLLVGSDIIILVTVWFKSSAAMAKAFSTLAAHITVVILFFGPCIFIYVWPFTTYPVDKLLAIFYTVFTPILNPIIYTLRNRDMKAAMRNIMTYYLRPKKISEIPLAVRSSLY from the coding sequence ATGGATAAGGTCAATTCTTCAGTGGTGTCTGAATTTGTATTGCTGGGACTCTCCAGTTCTCAGGagctccagcttttcttttttgtttttttctctgtgttataTGTCATCATTGTGCTGGGAAACCTTCTCATAATCATCACAGTAACTTCTGATAACAGTCTGCACTCCCCCATGTACTTCCTCCTAGGAAATCTCTCCTTTGTGGACATCTGTCAGGCTTCTTTTGCTACCCCTAAGATGATTGTAGATTTCCTGAGTGAACATAAGACCATTTCCTTCAATGGCTGCATAGCTCAGATATTCTTCATTCACCTTTTTACTGGAGGAGAGATGGTACTACTTGTCTCCATGGCCTATGATAGATATGTAGCCATATGCAAACCTCTACACTATGTAGTCATCATGAGTCAAAGGACGTGCACTGTCCTGGTAATAGTCTCCTGGGCTGTGGGCTTGGTGCACACATTAAGTCAGTTATCGTTTACCGTGACCCTACCTTTTTGTGGACCTAATGTAGTAGACAGCTTTTTTTGTGATCTTCCTCGAGTGACCAAACTTGCCTGCCTGGACTCTTACATCATTGAAATACTCATTGTAGTCAATAGTGGTATTCTCTCCGTaagcactttctctctcttagtTGGCTCTGACATCATTATTCTTGTCACTGTCTGGTTTAAGTCTTCCGCTGCAATGGCCAAGGCATTTTCTACACTGGCTGCCCATATCACTGTAGTAATTTTGTTCTTTGGACCTTGCATTTTCATCTATGTGTGGCCCTTTACCACTTACCCTGTGGATAAACTTCTTGCCATATTTTACACTGTGTTCACTCCCATTCTAAACCCCATTATCTATACACTAAGGAACAGGGATATGAAGGCTGCCATGAGGAATATTATGACCTATTACCTGAGGCCCaagaaaatttctgaaattccacTAGCAGTGAGGAGTTCTCTTTATTAA